GGGCGTGTTGCAGACTGGTTTCAGTATGAGTAGCCGACTGAGGATCTTTCTGTTATTCGCAGGCGATTTTGCCATCAAAGCTGGAGAGCGCGATGGCAAAGGCCTGCACGGCACACATCGGGTAGTTGAAGTCCAGTGTGAAAATGTCATCAGCTATTCGACCAAACTGCATCACAATGTAGTCCACTGAAAAAGGCAAGTCAGAGTTTAAATAGGAAGGTAGGTAAGTAGGTAGCTActgtaggtaggtaggtaggtaggtaggtggagtgctgtgggtgggtgggtgggtgggtgggtacTGTGAGTGGGTAGGCCAGTGCTGTGGGTGGGtgctgtgggtgggtgggtgggtgggtgggtgctGTGGGCAGGGGTGGTGAGGGGtgctgtgggtgggtgggtgggtgggtgggtgggtgggtgctGTGGGTGGGTGGGCCAGTGCTGTGGGTGGAGTGCTGTGGGTGGGtgctgtgggtgggtgggtgggtgggtgggtgctgtgggtgggtgggtgggtgggtgggtgctgtgggtgggggggtggggtggcaGTGCTGTGGGTGGGAGGTGGGTGCTGTAGGTGGGTGCTGTGGGTGGGTGGGCAGGCAGGTGCTGTGGGTGCTGTGGGTGGAGGTTGTGGGTGGAGGTGGGTGCTGTGGGTGGGTGCTGTGGGTGGGTGAGGCAGGTACTGTGGGTGGGTGGAGGTAGGGAGGTAAGCAGATTTCGATCACAGAAAAAGTCAAAGCATCACCAAAGTGAATACAATTCATTTTGAAGGGAAAAAATATCTGCACCACATTTATTGGTAGTCATTTAATGGGATATTccactaaaagtaaaaaatgtcCACGTCATGGTGGCGCCAGAGGTCAAGTCAGGTGATCACCCAAGTCAGCAGGCtccatcctctggggaacatgaatgtctgtgcaaaatttgaCCACAATACTTCCAGCTGTTGTCAGGTTATTTCAGTGTGGACTGGAGTGGTGGGCTGACACTGCCATCCTTAGAGCCATGTGATATTATCAGCCAGCACATATATGACATTATGCTAATTTCCTGTCCTGTAATATCAAGGTGAGCACTCATAGAGGATGGGTCTTgttatttaagttttgtttcatgaaaacaacaacagcctcTTTTCCTGGGAGCCttcaggattttatttatttctaactAAGTCAGAATTTTCTCCTGAATTATGTAATTAGCAGCTTTCAACTGTAATAAACTAATTCAGGCATACTGGTGTTTCTAAATAAAACCTATTGTCATAGGAAATAATTTTGGTATGAAGTGTTGTTCTAGATCAGTAaagacagttttgttttgtaatcTAAAACTGTATCCAAGCATAATGTaaacaacagtaaaaatagaacatgttttcatctgtgtcCTTGTGAGACTCCAAAtgttatgaaaatgtttttcgTGCTCTACGTAAAGATTTTAAATCTCATCATTTTGAGACAAAACTAGAGACTGCCACAATATTCTGTGCAAGTATTCAACTGTGCAATATTTTTCACCTCTTTACTGTATATATTAATTTGGCATACAGtgcacataactgtacatatttcttatgtttacTCTAATTCTACTGATGTGTATATTGTAGTTTTTACTCCTACAAtgacaatatatattttattttgatatttaaattatttatatcCTAATAGTTCTAGTGCTAAACATGgcagcataatgcacattttattttattttaatgcacatttaatttctatttcattttgttttattgctttatatttacatacttaatTTCATATTCTTATTTTTACTTCTCATGATTCTCTATTCTTTAGGTCTGAGTGAATGTGACAAATCATAATTTCCCttttgggatcaataaagtatttctgattctgaaagtTCTTCCAACTAATCAGTCTTCCTTAAGTTTTTAAATCCTTGTGAATTTGTGACATGGTAGTAACCTGCTTTGTATTTCCCTGTTTAGAGAGTAacatttggtatttttcaacctggactctattgtcatgtttttgtatctAAATAAATGCTTAATTCAGCCAGTTAGatttgaaaatatgcagctctatacatgctaaaattactacTTATGTCAATAAACTCTGGTGGGTTGGGCAATGGTGATTTTGGGTCCctttctgtttaaacaaaaatgatcttcctccttaacaaaaaaagatctACCTCCATAGGGTCCCTTCAATAACAGTGCACAAATGTCCCAAGTGGTGACATTGCTTTCGGCTGCAGCGCTCTCGCTCAATACAGGACCAGattcaaaaatgtttgttcCCATtaatcacttagacacaaaaatgttgaaagatagggtccaggttgaaaaataccaaagttacccattaatattttaacaactcGTCATGCAGGGAACTAGGAGTGTTTGTCTTCCTAGAtagataaaaagataaataaaaaacttgTGGAGGACAGTACTCACCGTCTTTGCTGTGGACTATCTGGAAGTTCTTAATGGAGGCCTGAGTGACCCTGCCGTTGAAGTTGAGCACATGAGACGCTGTTTCCTCGTTCCACACAGGCGTCTTGTTGTGAAGCTCGATCAGATTTTCCATCCTTCTATTCTGGTGCCTTATCAACAAGCCGTCACATTCCTGCGAAGAAATAAACAAGCATAAGTCTGGAAAAATACCAACAAAGTGTaatatgattttaaatgttGACCTTGTGTTGctatcaaaacaaacaaagtatCATAGATCAAGCTGTGAGCAGTATGGATATAATTTGTTGACAGAGCGCATGGCTGATTTTGCAAATTAGTCATCTGATGGTTTCACGCACATGAATCAAAAGTCAAAATATCCACAGTTGGAGGTGTCTCCTTGATAATCCTGATTACACACTTTTACACTTTGTCTCGTAACACCCTGGTGACCTTGTCtgttaagcattttatttttattgccttGAGAACATAAAAAGAGCAGAATAAgtagaataaagaaaaataagatcTTACATTTCTTGGTCGGAAAGCTACCCGATCGTTGTCCTTGTCCATTCCTGGAATGACAACTGTCATCCTTCTGGGTCCTTTCATCCCTAGGACATTTGTTTCCTGATGCCAGAAATAAATGttaccacttttgtttttaaatcaaatgtacCCTAAAAAGTAATTCATGAAATGCAATGCAGCTGTCTCATGACTTACATAAATGATGCCTGCTAGCTCCTGCCGTGCATTAGACATGTCAGGAAGAGCTCTCTCTGGATTCAGAGCGTTGTCAAACACAGTGAACTTAGTCCCCATTAAATTGGACCTAGACAGTGTATTACAGAATTAAAaactcagtaaaaaaaaacaaaaaccttggTTCATATTACACAGTTTGTGTGCTGCTTTTGAATGCATGAATGATTGATTTGGCAGCGTACCTCAGCTTTCCAACAAAATTCTCTCCACCTCTCGACAAATCTGTGGCATCAATGGAGATGAGGTAATTTGAAGTTgtgcatttctttcttttcctcccagCCAACAGGAATgtctacagaaaaaaaagacacagtcctgttatatttaaaaaaagagggcAATCTAATATACACAAACCCCTAAATGTACACAAGGACTACTCATTTACTTATTTGCAAAAGCAATCCAGAGAAATCCCTGACCTTCTTTTCGTTGTCGAGGTGAAGGTAATACAGAGGGTAGAGGCTCTTGTCCATCCCTCTCTGGTCTCGAGTCACTCTGCATTTAACAGTCACGCCCTGTGGAGCCGGCGACATCACAAAATTCTCCAAGTCGTCAAACTCAATCTGAGGTGATGGAGATCTCTCCTGGCGAAGAAGCATAAATAAGTTCATATTTAATTTGTCATACTCACATTACAAATGTTGGCTTGCCTGTGTGGCATTAAATGACTgaactgtcttttttatttatggGTGAACTGTGAGATTTGAcatacttttttcttctttcctttgccctttttcttctttgatttttcttctttctcagagtcagagtcaTCACTCTCTTCTGCCTTTGCTGAAATATGCAACAGAAATGGTCCGATACTTGTCAGTGACTCAACAGGAGGATAAAGGGGAATTTATATTTGTGCGGCAGACCCTGCGCCATAGCCTACGCACGTGGCCTACGcctttgtgagcatttatacttatgcggtggtgtgtctgtgtcactctgcagttacacctccaaaacactagtgggCGGCAAGGTTtcaagtgctgtaaagtttagttgattcaacacacacattaaacatggctaaatagagacaatttcaaacacaagtacacaaatcagcttcactataattcacagcattcacagacaaagcacattttccccacaaatacaacatgctaatgtttttagcctatggcattttacattgtataaattagcctggtGACTACCGGACTTTTCTcaactcatatgaaaccaggaacaacagcaacatttaacaaaggcaactgttacaaaattcagctccattacaactcacatggttcactgacaaaacaactgtcttatactaaacatgttttccaaacaaatataagatGCTAACATCTTTAGCTCAAGCCTAtggtgttttacattgtataaagtagcctagcgacgagcagaTTTTTCATCTGCTCATATGACGCCAGTATAAATCCTGAAGTATAAAACCCCGAAGGACAAATCATGCACAAGactcaaaatgctgtttttgtggagGCCCTATTGTCCTCACACAAAAGCTTCgtctccactgagggaaatagtTTTAGCTTAAAAAAATAGACAGGTGGTCTGCGTCGCCGTGATGCATAGTTACACTTCTGGGGAGATGCACATCAGGCGTAGGGTACGGCATAGACTCTACAATCTGTGCAGAGCCTATGGTATATGTATGGCATTGATACGACacaaaagtataaatcccgcattACTGGTAAACCTgcctttcttttttgtcttcttgtCCTTGTCTCCTGATGTTTGGAACATGGATGCTGAGCCGGAGGTGGATTTCTTCTTTGATTTGGTCGACTTTGTCTCCTCTTCACTGTCATCACTGTCTGATTTGGCAGCTGCTCAGGAGACAGGTATAAAAATTTTCAGTTGACTTTCATAATTCTGTAAAAACTCTTATCAAGCAATAACAGCACAGTTTAATGTCAGCTAGGACGTGAGGTCTTATTTGCAATAAAAGAGGTTCAATGGACAAACAGTACAGTTTTAAACTGTGAcagtttattaaaatgtaatcacCTTTCTTCTTGCTTTTTGAGTCTTTTTCTCCATTTATCTGGAACATGGAGGCTGGTTCTTTCTTCTTGTCCTTCTCCTTTGACttggactttttttcttttccatcaGAATCTTTGTCCTCTGAGAAATGACAAACAagtgaagtttaaaaaaatcttatcTGTCCTTGAATGTGATACCAAACATGGAGAATCATGTGACCATAAACTGAGGAATTTAATCAATCTTTTTTTCAAAGGCAAATTCAAAGGAAATTCCTTTGTGACTTAGACGGTGGAAAAACAAATCCAAACTGTAATCATTCAACAAGCAAGAATTTAGGCTGGGACAGACTTGTGAGTGAAGAACAAATTTCGAGCATGCAaccctgattttgtgtgtgCTCACTCAGTCTGAAATTTGCTCTCACTGTTTCTTCAAATTCCTGACACTGCAGAACTTTAGCAGAACCCACCTAcgctttgctgctcagactatGTTTGGGTCTATATACCAAAGTAAAAGCTGATGATGCACACTGGGAGATAGTCTGACATCACATGTAGATATCTGCTCTGCTTTCAGTCTCAGTTACATGCAAAGGATACAAACTGAAAGTGCATAACTTGGAAGATATCAAGGCAAAGGATGCCAAATTCCTCGTTCAGATCTAGTGGCTAGAGTCTCGTATCCTCAAAACCCTGATTACCTTGCTCTAAAAACGTGTTCCACAATGACAAATCTGTCCCAACATGAACTCAAATCTCGACTTGCTGACTGATTACTGCTCAAAGCCGTCTGTGCTCCCTGTACAGTTTTGGTATTAATGGACTTTAGGAAGTGAAAGCacgtggtttgaaatctgcttagGTGAGTCCTTAAGACTGGCGTGTCTAGTCAATGGTAAAAATGGCTTTGACTGGTTTGTCTAAACATTAACTAGCTGACAGCGACAATCTGTTATAAATGCATATATGAGGGAGAATGCAAGGGATAAATAACTGCAGAATTAAATTCAACCTGCTATACCTGAAACCACCTTCGGTTACCTTTGAACACATCTAGCAGATATGGAGCGTCATTAATAATTTGGAATcatgtttctgaccacctgatgaatgtaagtccaatactGACTCTCATTTTAGCCCTGGTTTGGTCTAATATAAAATATCTGGCCCTTTAGCGGCTAAATGCTCCATTATGTAGTCGCTTAACCAAAAGCTTTGTGGTTCAACGTATTAATTAGATAGAACCATAGAAACAGAATTAAAGTAGAAAGAACAGTCAAATCAACACAGCAGGATGTTCATAGCAGTGGCCATTTTTATGTGTACCACTGCCATTGCAAAGAACTGGGACCGCTGTAGAGGGCTAACTCTGTGTGAACCGACTTGCAGCAAGTTGAGAGCTCACAGAGGTGAGGTTCTGTAGCAATGACCATAAACGAGCAGTGGAGAATAGTACGAAGACATCTCTTGTGCACTGTCTCAATTGACTTGCTGCTAGACAGGAATTGAGGATTGCTGGGTTTAGCTGCTTCATATTGTTATTGGTAAGTCATCAAATTCTGTGATCACAATCTTTGCTCATGCTTGCCGATGTTATCCATGTCTCCAACGTCAGATGTCGGTGAGATATTAGTTGAGTTTTGACCGTGGGCTTGGCAACACACCAGGACACACAGGCAATGAATAACTGATTATGAACGTGATTATAGGCGCAGGCTACATGATGAGCATCACcaagagacagacacaggcctaGTGTGTCCAGTAGGCCAAAACAGAGTTATCAAGCTAGTGAGTGTGACACACTTAGCAGCTGCACCGATATGTATCACCATAACAACCAACAACAATCGCCATTTCCTTTTAAATCAGTCAAATGACCACAGCGAACACTTCAATGTCTGTTCTTCTCTATTTCTATGAATAGTACCAACAGTGATACACTGTATAATGAAAACTGATTTCTAATGTTGCAAACGTAGACAGAATTAATGAATAGTGTGCGAATCCAATCCAGTGAAATGTCAATTTAACTCAAACTTTTATAATCAAGCTTTGAACTCTTACAAACGTTTTGTAAATGTGGAGAAAACAGGatgtttttcagaaaatatattttcagtaTTACTTTTCTACACTTAAAATAcattgcaataaaataaaattctgaaTTCACAAACATGAAAACTGTAAACGCAGCTGGCTACAGTAGTAACATGCTGCCATAGTGACCATAAAGTAGGCAACTGATATGATTAAATCCATCTCTATGGTTAACATAAACAGGGCACCAAGCTTTCTTTTACTTTACAGGAGGAGCATGGAGCCACAAACACAAGTTGGAGCAGGTATTCCTgaaatgactgacagctgatctgAGGTGGAGGAAGGTGAAGTTCAGCTCTGAGGCAGAAGCTCGGGACATGATCCAACCACAGTAATGGAAAAGAGCAGCAACACTCTGGGCTATTTCATACACTAATTAAATCTGAAAGTGATAAATAACTCAATTTAAAGCTAAATGTCTGTGGTAATACTCACTTGATTAGCCTATAGCAAAGTCGAAGGAATAATGAGATAGACACATCAAAAGCTGCCCCCCGCCATGACTTGTTGTTCCGATGCACTGGAGGAATATTTCAGGACCAGACTGGtaccatgctagcagctctgttaAGCTAGGAACAGCAGTGCttggagctaaatgctaatcTCAATTCACTAATCACTAACACCAAGTGATAAGCACTAAACAAAGCTGAGGCAGATGGTATTTGATATGGACATAGGTTCTCACACATTtccatggacaaaatttcaaaagcTTCCATTACTTTTCAAGGAcccttaataaaatgtccacGACCATCCGCAATGCATAACATCAACACTGTTCCATcttaaaaatacagtacagtataaaGTAGTAGTGGAGCAAAGCATAGgtagattactgtaacaatctAATTCattacacaacaaaattccatgacttttccaaaaccttCAAGGATTTCACTAATTCAATGACTGTCCCGGAAAACTAGTGAAATGCCATGACTTTCCAGGTTTTTCCATCAACGCAAATGGATGTCTGTGTATCCAATTTCATGTCTTCCCATCCAATAGTTGACAAAACCACAAAtatcaacctcatggtggcgctacaggAGAGGTCAGGGATCACCAGAGTCCGTAGGATACATCCTATAATAACTATGAATGTCTGCGCTAAATTTCATGGTAATCTGTCCAatagatatttcagtctggaccaaagtggagAAACAACCAATCAACCATCACTGCCATCCCGAAAGCCATGTcattagcatggctaaaaatagGCAGCCCGCCATGGAAAACATCATGGCCCCACATctctattttatttcagttctCTACAAGTTTGTTGCTTGTTGACTGATTATTGTTTTCTAATTAGGGCTGTACTAAGTAAGAATATGTTccacacaataaataaacaaactttaagtGACTGACATCATTTTCTCCAGACCTCCTGCAAAGTCAAAGTCCTACAAAAGGCTACAGAGGAGTCTGGCTAAACATTTCCATTCTTAACTGTACACTGTATGTAGACCTAAAAAGACAATTGTCAGGAATTGACCACAAcagttttaatgacattttccaCAGTTGATAAATTAAGTGGAAGCTACTCACTAGATTGCTGTGTTTTGTTCCCTCTAGTACCAAGTCAGTGTTTCCATTTACTCACCattacacaataaaataatttaatcctCTTAACAGTCTGGTCCCATAACTGTTGTTTGGATTACACTGTTAATGCCTTCAGAAAACCGTGTTCCTGCTTCTTGTCATACCTTTAGATTTAGACTTCTTTTCTTTGGTGGTTGCAGATGGAGAACTGTCCCTTGTTGTCTTCTTCTTAGTCTTCTTTTTGGGGGTGtcttcatcatcgtcatcatcatcgttATCTGAGCCTGAATCTGTAAAGATGGAAAACATATTCAATAGATTTTTGTTTGTACATTCAATACAAGAATTtatttttaagacatttaatcaagattaaaggtacactatgcaggattttcctaaaagaacactgtatagactcatacagaagtaatccttCTCATTTATCACAAATGACCCACTacaagtgtgtggcagtgtatttatctgcagagactctgccctcaacctgtattttcttgttttcccCCGATCATGCTATGTATGGGAAGTACAGCTCACAGCCAATAACGGCACTCAGTTGAGGGGACTTTAGAAAAAGTAGCTATCGGGTAGTAGCAGCAAGCATCCATGAGAAGGCTACGAAAACAGTGGATAGAACGCAGAAAAAAGCAAGTAGACAAAGCTAGTTtcaaaatgagagtgaatctggagctggctttcacttttgctggcgagCAGTGAACCAATTTGCGGACATTTACATTTATGCCATTCtacttctttgagttagctgctaactgctaacagctatgTTTTAAATTCCCTGCAGTGGATTACACACGTAACACagcatcaaaatgtcacacccgtcCTGCCCATGGTTTTGTCCTGCCAACTGTCTGGTTTATACAGGCACCATtttggcgctgttactacctcctcTCGTGGCTCAAAGGCAAGACCACTCTGTTCCCACATTTTACAATCATACCTCATATATAGCACGGCAAGGGGGCATAATGGCGTGATACTCCCGCCTtgagcaggcagtgtaaaagtggCTAGTAGCTGACAATTCCTGCACAGTATAGCTTTAAGTCCTCAGACCCCTAGTGTTAACATTCAACTGGTGGCGtacctttcttcttttttggagcacttttggttttcttttttggctctttctccttttctttttccttctcaggttcttctttatctttttctggtttctttttcttcacctTCTTTCCATCTGAAATGTCGATAAGGAAACAGCAGTGTAACCAATGTGGTTACATCACAGTAGAGATAGAGAAAAATGCAAAATCTCAGTTTGTTATCTGCTTTCTTTGTAGGAAATGGTTAAAACAACACAGTGTCTTTAAAATTCCTCACTTTGTATGGCAGGACTCTCATCTTCGGATAGATCTTCACTTTTCttggtctttgtttttttgggcttgGCCTCTTTTGCATTCAGCTTGGCTTCTGTTGTGCCATTTgtctcctcctttttcttttttgtcttctgtGGATTTTCTTTAAAGATACAAGACAAATTAGAGGTGACAGGAGAGCAGAGAAAAGATGCCAAAGACTTGACAAAATGTAAACtgggagacagaaaaaaataaccttggaacaattattaaaaacagcagcatttaaacattttaatcaaTAACAGTAACTCACCATTACAAAGTCAGATACGAAGGGGGGCAAGGagcagaaaggaaaaaagatttAGAAGAACTGTACTGTTACTACTTCTACAGCTATTAATATTATTGTTCtcgtgtaaaaataaaacatttcattttatgtttaatGGTTCACATTACTTATTGTCAAAATTAATACACATTATATTAACACAGAAACATGAACAACTTTCCCAAATtgaaaaactagagtgctaaaactcaaatttttgATGTCATCAGGTATAAAATCTGTAACTGTTCTTTAGACAATGACTTGGGAATGATGCTCTAGATGACagtgagagcacccaggggaaagttctgagtatatgggaacactttctgtttcaaaactaggaacactacaatagaataaaccTAATTcggaaattaaaaaagaaacaaactttCTGTGGATGCACAAAATtgggctcccattcattgtctgtggagcagctccagacttcatacttgatgacatcacaagtttgagactttcctctctggtttctggttttGAGAAAGATTAGCTTAagttcacaaatactgattgaacttttccaggccatggaaataatatCTTGGAATTCTTAAATCAGGATGTGTTCCCCTCTGAATTTTATAAATAATATCCTTGCAACAGTGCAGCAAGatgcagacacaggaagtgaatgAAGCAACACAGCATGACCTGAGCAAGACGACATTATGCACATGAATCTGCATTTTCTAGAATTAGATAATCTATTACTATTTTTTgaaacacatgcaaaacaaGTTTTATAACTATTTTATGTAACTTGCTCAAGCCTCCTCCTGAGTACTGAGAAACTTAAAATAAATCACAGCaaatcacaaacacactttaCATCACACATATTAAGAGGATGCGACATGGCAAGCCAATTATTTTAGAAAACTAATACGTGTCAACCACTGAGAACATTATAGGGAGAGCCAGAAAATGTATTTGACTCTGTCTGTTgttctgtaaataaaataagcTGTATTTTGTGCATATTCTGTCGAAATATAAATCTTCAT
This region of Epinephelus fuscoguttatus linkage group LG1, E.fuscoguttatus.final_Chr_v1 genomic DNA includes:
- the LOC125890354 gene encoding tubby-related protein 1-like, translated to MSAEKKTKKKKEETNGTTEAKLNAKEAKPKKTKTKKSEDLSEDESPAIQNGKKVKKKKPEKDKEEPEKEKEKEKEPKKKTKSAPKKKKDSGSDNDDDDDDEDTPKKKTKKKTTRDSSPSATTKEKKSKSKEDKDSDGKEKKSKSKEKDKKKEPASMFQINGEKDSKSKKKAAKSDSDDSEEETKSTKSKKKSTSGSASMFQTSGDKDKKTKKKAKAEESDDSDSEKEEKSKKKKGKGKKKKERSPSPQIEFDDLENFVMSPAPQGVTVKCRVTRDQRGMDKSLYPLYYLHLDNEKKTFLLAGRKRKKCTTSNYLISIDATDLSRGGENFVGKLRSNLMGTKFTVFDNALNPERALPDMSNARQELAGIIYETNVLGMKGPRRMTVVIPGMDKDNDRVAFRPRNECDGLLIRHQNRRMENLIELHNKTPVWNEETASHVLNFNGRVTQASIKNFQIVHSKDVDYIVMQFGRIADDIFTLDFNYPMCAVQAFAIALSSFDGKIACE